GGGTAAAAAACATTTCGAGCTGCGCTttcgttttcatttccttcgTAATTTAAGTCTTCTATAATTAAGTCGTTCAAGAAGCATACAGTAAATTTCTatagagggggaaaaaaaaaagtgtgtcaTATTTAATCGCTTCTTCTATCATGCGTGGAATGTCACTTGCAGAAATCAACTGCGTTTCTCTTAATACGCATTCTGtttaataatgcatttacGAGGAGCacttttcaaaatgtgcGTTGCGTGTATTTGTCTTAAAGGTAAATGCTGGGGAAGGGAACCGTCTTACATTTTCTAGCTTCGACTTGATCCTTTCGCTCCGGatattctgcaaaaaaaaaataaaacaaaagtaATGAAGCAAATAAAGCAACAAATGTAATGACGATTAAAAATCTGTAGTGACAATCTGTGTGGGCAACTCTCCATctacaccatttttatatcacTAAAAGGGTGTAAACGGTGCAACTTTTCCCCTTGCATACTTCGCAACATCTTTGCAATTCCCTTTTCTCGTCCTCATTAAGTCTTTGTATTATGTTGGGGTGTATGGAGTTAATCAAGCCGTTCACATTGATGGCCAATTCGAGTATAAGTCTATTTCTAAAGTTTCTATATGGGGGatgcaaagggaaaaaaaaaaaaaaaaaaggcggcATTTTTATAGTGTATATTGCTTATTCATTTTGAAGATATACACTTTCCTCTCGCTCGTTCACAACCCCGTTGCGTTCCATTCGTTTTTTAAGTTAACATGTATTCGTTTAAAAGCTTAGACGCCTGTGAGAAGAGGACTGCGTAATATTCGCATCTCAACTtaattgtcattttttcttttctctgaTTTTCGTCATTCATTGACCCGTTAAAGTTAATTAATTTCCttaaaggggggagaagaaaggAATTTTTGGCAGCGGAGGACACACATGAGGTGCACAGCACACACGTGACAGAGAAGATACAGAGGAACCCCTTTGACAGGTGTGTGCCAAGAAAAGCAAGGTGCGAAACAGAGTCCTACACACAACGAATCATTTACACTGAGAAGACAAACTATTCTTCTCCTGCAACAGTGCATCGTAACGATGCAGTTTCATTCAAATATTACTCTGCGTAAATTTTGTATTGCTCAAAATATCCCTTCAATTCTAAGTACGCTTTTTTCATGGTTTCCGTCGGGAAGGTTTGAATTCTGTTACTTATTTGTTCCTCCCTAAATATGAAGGGAAGAATTTCCAGGCACGGCGATTTTAtcgacatttttttggctatTGGCACTGTTTGGCTATTTTGCCTGTTTGGCTATTTTGCCTGCTTGGCTATTTTGCCTGTTTGGGctattttttcgccttcGTTTCCTGTGTACGATAAAATTTCGCCTTTTTAAGGGGCAAAGTCAAAGCTTGGAATGGAACTAAAATAAACGCCAAAGTTCATTTGGCGAAATCAATCAAGGCGTTTTTGTTGAGAAAGCATGGCTAACCATgttgcgcgaaaaaaaaaaaaaaaatcaaaatggcGAAGCAAAATTCAGCGACGGGAACCAAAGTTTGGACGACGAAACGCAAAAACCGGGAAAGGACGCAATGCCGATAGCATTTATAATTGCCACACATAAATTTCATTCAACTATCTAATTTAATCGAAGAATGCCACGAGTGTGCGCGCTCGCTAAAGTGTCAAAAGTGTCTTCAAATGTTACTTACCATATTAAGGTAAAGATTCTCCATAAAGAGCGATATCgctgaaaaggaaagaggcgcatatatttttccccattcTTTTCCACGCCTTTCCACGCCTTTTCGCGCCTTTTCACTATTTTCcctttgcccctttttatataagaCGTTGTTCCCTTTTAGTGAATCCCCATAAGACATTCAACGTCGAATTAACTGTTATGGGCGAAATATCTCGCTGTTCCGTTTACTTCCTACACAATAATTATTGCCAGAATGGAAAACGAtgttatacttttttttttttttttcatccattttgctttatccCCTTTGAATGCCAAAATTTAAAACTTCTTAATTCCACTTTTCcgtctttcttttcttttccagcTATGTGGCAAGGAAAAGGAATGCGCCGAGCGAATTTATTCCATAGTCGATGGTACCACAATTTTGGAGAGGGAAAATGGCACGACGTGTGCAC
The sequence above is drawn from the Plasmodium cynomolgi strain B DNA, chromosome 10, whole genome shotgun sequence genome and encodes:
- a CDS encoding hypothetical protein (putative), whose translation is MSIKSPCLEILPFIFREEQISNRIQTFPTETMKKAYLELKGYFEQYKIYAEKLINFNGSMNDENQRKEKMTIKLRCEYYAVLFSQASKLLNEYINFRNRLILELAINVNGLINSIHPNIIQRLNEDEKRELQRCCENIRSERIKSKLENKFTVCFLNDLIIEDLNYEGNENESAARNVFYPAGLKVSVFEDKALDLQKCEWARILRD